One window of the Benincasa hispida cultivar B227 chromosome 3, ASM972705v1, whole genome shotgun sequence genome contains the following:
- the LOC120073573 gene encoding uncharacterized protein LOC120073573: MRCPEKHKLQCAVFMLTDNAKIWWHSTKKTIDTSGELAIWEQFNKHFYEKYFSANTRYNKPAEFLNLKQGVMSMEEYAQEFDKLSHFTHELIATEAVTIERFIQGLRSGLRGMVHAMDLKTYDAALRAAVSIHSDSQVGEEYRKLLEIGTSIGQKMKVEPRAPKHQQRNQNTVNAPHQCR, from the coding sequence ATGAGGTGCCCAGAAAAGCACAAGCTCCAATGTGCAGTTTTCATGTTGACTGACAACGCAAAAATCTGGTGGCATTCAACAAAGAAAACGATTGATACTAGTGGGGAACTTGCAATTTGGGAGCAGTTCAATAAGCATTTTTATGAGAAGTATTTTTCGGCCAACACCCGATACAACAAGCCGGCAGAGTTCTTGAACTTGAAACAGGGAGTTATGTCAATGGAGGAATATGCGCAGGAATTTGATAAACTGTCCCACTTTACTCATGAACTAATAGCCACCGAGGCTGTAACGATAGAGAGATTCATCCAGGGTCTAAGGAGCGGACTACGAGGTATGGTACATGCTATGGACCTCAAGACGTATGATGCGGCATTGCGAGCCGCCGTGAGTATTCATTCTGACTCCCAGGTGGGAGAAGAGTATAGGAAGTTGCTCGAGATTGGGACCTCTATAGGTCAGAAAATGAAGGTTGAGCCCAGGGCTCCTAAGCATCAGCAGAGGAACCAGAACACAGTGAATGCTCCACATCAGTGCAGATAA